A genomic window from Nicotiana sylvestris chromosome 11, ASM39365v2, whole genome shotgun sequence includes:
- the LOC138881837 gene encoding uncharacterized protein has protein sequence MDGGTPLPSSQILELRYDCLKCIEKHEKRVKGYEFPDGTEEWLTKENEYRATISKLEKQARELQFENSLQVAANEEEKKRLAKENEALRAQIQKLKVAAENPVRSDRDEKLIANLRHKVRDYNFDLNKAESELAKAQKQLAKNADERVRLVKQLRERYDDEVTRLKKRVIATENKMIKQAKNFKVEREHCYTALAQLEIDLQQL, from the exons atggatggaggaacacctttgccatcgTCCCAgatacttgaattgcggtatgatTGCCTCAAGTGcatcgaaaaacatgaaaagcgagtaAAAGGTTATGAGTTTCCAGATGGTACAGAA GAgtggctgaccaaagaaaacgagtacagggctaccataagcaagttggaaaaaCAAGCCAGAGAACtgcaattcgagaatagcttgcaagtggcGGCAAacgaagaagagaagaaaaggctggccaaagaaaatgaagcccttcgagctcaaattcagaaattgaAAGTAGCTGCggaaaatccagtccgaagtgacagagatgaaaaactcatagctaacctgaggcaTAAAGTGCGTGATTACAatttcgatttgaacaaagcagaaagtgaactagccaaggctcaaaaacaattggctaagaATGCAGATGAACGtgtacgcctggttaagcagctgagagaaaggtacgatgaTGAGGTCACAAGGTTGAAGAAGAGGGTCATCGCCACCGAAaataaaatgatcaagcaggcaaaaaatttcaaggttgaaagggaacactgCTACACGGCATTGGCgcagttagaaatagacttgcaacaactttaG